Proteins encoded in a region of the Clostridium beijerinckii genome:
- a CDS encoding cell wall-binding repeat-containing protein — MNDALKSCPFTLNTTRICADDELDTSIEISKIGFNNMKPNAVILVNKDEVFDGIAATSLVHFPINASLLFTDGNSLNEKTLGEIERLSPKGYNGVQVILVGNISKNVSFALNDHGYTTKHISGRNYYETACIIPRIRKEFNNILIISGEDYSEGIIAGYWSAHHGDPILFVQRNRIPNCTIDIIKKMNDINIYIIGSTKTISKDVEYYLSGLDNVKKVDRIGGENPYEIAVNFSRYNDTKTDFGWGRNYRGGHAFTFGQLNEPMKIIASVVLAHMGKHTPLLLIEKDKIPEVVNRYINLIKPIQPKGMPRPPFMHGFILGDVSNISYKAQKIVEGMLSIDQHMMNNENMEDMTGTMKDDVMNFSKENMAMNNGMQEMNENIKHDSIYGKDYIFEWRNLGYRKVNADEIL; from the coding sequence ATGAATGATGCTTTGAAAAGTTGTCCTTTTACACTAAATACTACTAGAATTTGTGCTGATGATGAATTAGATACTTCTATAGAAATATCTAAAATTGGTTTTAATAATATGAAACCCAATGCTGTCATTTTAGTCAATAAAGATGAAGTTTTTGATGGAATTGCAGCAACATCCTTAGTCCATTTTCCAATTAATGCATCACTTTTGTTTACTGATGGTAATAGTTTAAATGAAAAAACCTTAGGAGAAATTGAGAGATTATCGCCTAAGGGGTATAATGGAGTACAAGTAATTTTAGTCGGTAATATTTCTAAAAATGTATCTTTTGCATTAAACGATCATGGTTATACAACAAAGCATATATCAGGTCGTAATTATTACGAGACTGCATGCATAATACCTAGGATAAGAAAAGAATTTAATAATATTCTTATAATTTCAGGGGAAGATTATTCAGAAGGAATTATTGCGGGGTATTGGTCTGCACATCATGGAGATCCTATTCTATTTGTACAAAGAAATAGAATTCCTAATTGTACTATTGATATAATCAAGAAAATGAATGATATTAATATTTATATAATTGGTTCAACTAAAACAATATCAAAAGATGTTGAATACTATTTATCAGGATTAGATAATGTTAAAAAGGTAGACAGAATAGGTGGTGAAAATCCTTACGAAATAGCAGTAAATTTTTCTAGATATAATGATACGAAAACTGATTTTGGATGGGGACGAAATTATAGAGGAGGTCATGCTTTTACATTTGGACAGCTTAATGAGCCAATGAAAATTATAGCTAGTGTAGTACTTGCTCATATGGGAAAACATACTCCCCTTCTTTTAATCGAAAAAGATAAAATACCGGAAGTGGTAAATAGATATATTAATTTAATTAAACCTATACAGCCAAAAGGAATGCCAAGGCCTCCATTTATGCACGGTTTTATATTAGGGGATGTTTCAAATATAAGTTATAAAGCACAAAAAATAGTTGAAGGAATGCTTTCTATTGATCAGCACATGATGAATAATGAAAATATGGAAGATATGACGGGGACAATGAAAGATGATGTTATGAATTTTAGTAAAGAAAATATGGCGATGAATAATGGAATGCAAGAGATGAATGAAAATATAAAACATGATTCTATATATGGTAAGGATTATATATTTGAATGGAGGAATTTGGGCTATAGAAAAGTTAATGCAGATGAAATACTATAA
- a CDS encoding LacI family DNA-binding transcriptional regulator produces the protein MVTLKDIAAEAGVSIMTVSNVINGNHSKVSKKTIEKIEKIIQKYNYVPNLTARSLTAKSSKIIGVIVPIKGSFNNLFKDPYISELFGIIQNVVRENGYYLMVRSVKDVSDISALLKNWNMDGAIFLMPDYDNLIYSILKENKLPMVFLDSYSKIDNIISVGINDYKGGYIATRYLINNGHRKILFAGPCHKDGVPIPQIIKRLEGYKDALLESNIEFNESLIVDVEPNYEVGINLGRSICNKEFDVTAVFTTADIMGIGIIEGAKLNGKIVPNDLSVIGFDNLLPSVYVTPKLTTISQDIESKATKAVNLLIEYIEKGSVSNNKITLDVELVERQSVGQLSNLK, from the coding sequence ATGGTTACACTAAAAGATATCGCAGCTGAAGCTGGTGTCAGTATCATGACAGTATCAAATGTAATAAATGGAAATCATTCAAAAGTATCAAAAAAGACTATAGAAAAAATAGAAAAGATAATACAAAAATATAATTATGTTCCTAATCTAACTGCACGAAGCTTGACAGCTAAATCCTCTAAAATTATAGGAGTTATAGTTCCCATTAAGGGTTCGTTTAATAATTTGTTTAAAGATCCTTATATTAGTGAATTATTTGGCATTATACAAAATGTAGTTCGTGAAAACGGATACTATTTAATGGTCCGCTCAGTTAAGGATGTTTCAGATATATCTGCATTGCTTAAAAATTGGAATATGGATGGTGCTATATTTTTAATGCCTGACTATGACAATCTTATCTATTCAATATTAAAAGAAAATAAACTTCCAATGGTATTTCTAGATAGTTATTCAAAAATTGATAACATAATAAGTGTAGGTATAAATGATTATAAAGGCGGCTACATAGCTACTCGCTATCTTATAAACAATGGACATAGGAAAATTCTATTTGCAGGGCCATGTCATAAAGATGGTGTTCCAATTCCTCAGATTATAAAAAGACTTGAAGGCTATAAAGATGCTTTATTAGAATCTAATATTGAGTTTAATGAAAGTCTCATAGTCGATGTAGAGCCTAACTACGAAGTTGGTATTAATTTAGGCAGGTCTATATGTAATAAAGAATTTGATGTTACTGCTGTATTTACAACGGCTGATATTATGGGAATTGGTATAATTGAAGGTGCTAAATTAAACGGAAAAATTGTTCCTAACGATTTATCAGTTATTGGTTTTGATAATCTTCTACCATCAGTTTATGTTACGCCAAAACTTACTACTATTTCTCAAGATATAGAGTCAAAAGCAACAAAAGCTGTAAATCTACTCATAGAGTATATAGAAAAGGGTTCTGTATCAAACAACAAAATAACTTTAGATGTAGAACTAGTCGAACGTCAATCTGTTGGACAATTATCTAATTTAAAATAA
- a CDS encoding ABC transporter substrate-binding protein: MRKKVLAALLASTMVIGSLSGCGSSSSQAGSDSKTSTGNSEAIRFVNTKIEIDKPLKEFAKKYQEKTGQEVDIESLGGGVDVNGQLKNYLAAGNMPDIYAFGPDSYVSFKDYLTDLSDQEWVKDTDFAFKGDDGKVYGFPFAIEGIGLVYNADILKKAGIDPKTLTNINAYKEAFKKIDGMKEQLGIQAVASVAAESGQMYWSTGNHIMGAYLSEGLDRKDKKYIDMLNKGQLDDDRFGEFADYVKLLFDYADKTVLISGTYDDQLALWAKGKTAFITQGNWIDPSLATYDVKFDCGIAPPAFTTKDTPGILADSPAYWGIYKDSKKIDACKEFLKAFVSTEEGQKCLIKDSGMVSPFKTSTIEPDLPLAKSESNYIKNNQTYAWDWTHMKDGIAMNSTGPVFELYAKGQLDKDGFTKAMKKAVSDYMAK, translated from the coding sequence ATGAGGAAAAAAGTGTTAGCAGCATTACTTGCAAGTACTATGGTAATTGGTTCTTTATCAGGCTGTGGAAGTAGCTCGAGTCAAGCTGGTTCTGATTCTAAAACATCAACTGGGAATAGTGAAGCAATTCGCTTCGTAAATACGAAAATTGAAATTGACAAGCCACTAAAAGAATTTGCAAAAAAATATCAAGAGAAAACTGGACAAGAGGTAGATATTGAATCTCTTGGAGGTGGAGTAGATGTTAATGGACAGTTAAAGAATTATTTAGCAGCAGGAAATATGCCAGATATATATGCGTTTGGACCAGATTCGTATGTTTCATTTAAAGATTATTTAACAGATTTAAGTGATCAAGAATGGGTAAAAGATACTGATTTTGCATTTAAGGGTGATGACGGTAAGGTGTATGGATTTCCATTTGCTATTGAAGGTATTGGATTAGTTTATAATGCAGATATATTGAAGAAGGCTGGAATTGATCCAAAGACTTTAACAAACATCAATGCTTATAAAGAAGCGTTCAAAAAAATTGATGGAATGAAAGAGCAACTAGGTATTCAAGCGGTTGCATCAGTAGCAGCAGAATCAGGACAGATGTACTGGTCAACTGGTAATCATATTATGGGTGCTTATTTATCAGAAGGACTAGATAGAAAAGATAAAAAGTATATTGATATGTTGAATAAAGGACAATTAGACGATGATCGTTTTGGGGAATTTGCTGACTATGTAAAATTATTATTTGATTATGCAGACAAGACTGTTTTAATATCAGGTACTTACGATGATCAGTTAGCATTATGGGCAAAGGGAAAAACTGCTTTTATTACTCAAGGAAATTGGATAGATCCTTCTTTAGCAACATATGATGTGAAGTTTGATTGCGGAATTGCGCCACCAGCATTTACTACAAAAGATACACCAGGTATTTTAGCAGATTCACCAGCTTATTGGGGAATTTATAAAGATAGTAAAAAAATAGATGCGTGCAAAGAATTTCTTAAAGCTTTTGTCTCTACAGAAGAAGGCCAAAAATGTTTGATAAAAGATAGTGGAATGGTTTCGCCATTTAAGACAAGCACTATTGAACCAGACTTACCTCTAGCAAAGAGTGAGAGCAATTATATTAAAAATAATCAAACTTATGCATGGGATTGGACACATATGAAAGATGGTATTGCAATGAATTCTACAGGACCTGTTTTTGAATTATATGCTAAAGGCCAATTAGATAAAGATGGATTTACAAAAGCAATGAAGAAAGCAGTTTCAGATTATATGGCAAAATAA
- a CDS encoding carbohydrate ABC transporter permease: MNTNIKRLLSIGVMLVGILAMAFALYLDIMGSKNTMRGTMLIVGALLVILGLYSFPTKKHRMIINVLFLFPLLFAFFVTVLIPFVCGVFYSFTNWNGIKFTEFVGLGNYISMFKSEDYVYSFIVTFIFTVVNMILVNSAAFALALFCTSKVKGKNFYRAAFFIPNLIGGIVLGYVWQFIFNKVFTVVINGSASMLTNPNLALMAILIVSTWQYAGYIMMIYVTGLQNVPQDILEASSVDGASGWITLFKIKIPMIANTFTVCIFLTLVNSFKQFDLNLAITNGAPSRILNGDIVQSTEFLALNIYNTAIGKNQYALGQTKAVIFFIILAVVSLTQVYISKKKEVEV; this comes from the coding sequence ATGAATACAAATATAAAAAGATTGCTTTCAATCGGAGTAATGTTGGTTGGCATTTTAGCTATGGCTTTTGCACTATATCTAGATATTATGGGTAGTAAAAACACGATGCGTGGAACTATGTTAATTGTAGGTGCTTTATTAGTAATTTTAGGCTTATATAGTTTTCCAACTAAGAAGCATAGAATGATAATTAATGTCTTATTTCTATTTCCATTGCTATTTGCATTTTTTGTAACTGTGTTAATACCATTTGTATGCGGTGTTTTTTATTCCTTTACTAACTGGAATGGGATTAAATTTACGGAATTTGTTGGATTAGGCAATTATATCAGTATGTTTAAATCTGAGGACTACGTATATTCATTTATAGTAACTTTTATTTTTACAGTTGTTAATATGATTCTTGTAAATTCGGCAGCGTTTGCATTAGCATTATTTTGCACATCAAAAGTAAAAGGAAAGAATTTTTATCGTGCAGCCTTCTTTATACCAAATTTAATTGGTGGAATTGTGCTTGGTTATGTATGGCAGTTTATCTTTAATAAGGTATTCACAGTAGTGATAAATGGTAGCGCCTCTATGCTTACAAATCCTAATTTAGCATTAATGGCAATTTTAATAGTTAGCACTTGGCAATATGCAGGGTATATTATGATGATTTATGTCACAGGATTGCAAAATGTTCCTCAGGATATTCTTGAGGCATCTAGTGTAGATGGTGCAAGTGGCTGGATTACATTGTTTAAAATTAAGATTCCAATGATTGCTAATACTTTTACAGTTTGTATATTTTTAACATTGGTTAATTCATTTAAACAGTTTGACTTAAATTTAGCAATAACTAATGGTGCTCCTAGTAGAATTCTAAACGGAGATATAGTGCAATCAACAGAATTTTTAGCTCTTAATATTTATAATACTGCAATCGGTAAAAACCAATACGCTCTTGGACAAACTAAGGCGGTTATATTCTTTATTATATTGGCAGTTGTATCACTAACTCAGGTATATATAAGTAAGAAGAAGGAGGTAGAAGTATAA
- a CDS encoding carbohydrate ABC transporter permease, which yields MKSIKTRNVIGEVIGIILALIILSPFILVILNSAKTSADIVISPLSIPNKWGQMLTNFKNVIHNDSFNYWKSFFSSLFITVVSLTLLSLFSSMTAWVLCRNKKKWSGFIFMLLVAAMVIPFQVVMLPLLSTFRNISNFLGIQMLQSYQGVIFAYLGFGGSMSVFILHGFIKGIPRELEEAAWIDGCSPEGTFFRIIFPLLKPVQMTILILNGIWIWNDYLLPSLMLGLNGKIKTLPVAVSAFVGSYVKQWDLILSAAFLAMIPIIILFLFAQKQIIKGIVDGAIK from the coding sequence ATGAAGTCGATAAAAACAAGAAATGTGATTGGAGAAGTTATTGGAATTATACTTGCCCTTATAATTCTTTCGCCATTTATCTTAGTAATTTTAAATTCAGCTAAAACAAGTGCAGATATTGTAATCAGCCCTCTTTCTATTCCTAATAAATGGGGGCAGATGTTGACAAACTTTAAAAATGTTATACACAATGACAGCTTTAATTATTGGAAATCCTTTTTTAGTTCATTATTTATTACAGTCGTTTCATTGACTTTGTTGTCTTTATTTTCATCAATGACAGCGTGGGTACTTTGCCGAAATAAGAAAAAATGGTCCGGATTTATTTTTATGCTTCTTGTGGCAGCTATGGTTATACCATTCCAAGTTGTTATGCTCCCTTTACTTTCTACATTCAGAAATATATCTAATTTTTTGGGAATTCAAATGCTGCAAAGTTATCAAGGTGTCATATTTGCTTACCTAGGATTTGGTGGAAGTATGTCTGTCTTTATCCTTCATGGTTTTATAAAAGGAATTCCACGGGAATTAGAAGAAGCAGCATGGATTGATGGTTGCAGCCCAGAAGGGACTTTCTTTAGAATTATCTTTCCTCTACTAAAGCCAGTTCAAATGACAATTTTGATTTTAAATGGAATTTGGATATGGAATGATTATCTATTACCATCATTAATGTTGGGGTTAAATGGTAAGATAAAAACTCTTCCAGTGGCAGTAAGTGCTTTTGTAGGATCTTACGTAAAGCAATGGGATTTAATTCTTTCAGCTGCATTTTTAGCAATGATACCAATTATCATCTTATTCTTATTTGCTCAAAAGCAGATAATTAAAGGCATAGTAGATGGTGCAATTAAATAA
- a CDS encoding glycoside hydrolase family 31 protein, giving the protein MGKYQEEKMKFGKMLSHKIENNVINIRFQEKAVFIKVLNSYIINFFVPLHREERNSKAVENLKDDYYDFQVENITNGIQITTEKLICKIYDEFKVDIYDKRGTLLCADYRGESKPFKRRYGDYMLAESEGHSLREESDYKVYVSKKMEEEMYFYGFGEKTGHLNKKGYHYVNWNTDNPKPHGETFDRLYKSIPFFIGLSKDNAFGIFFDNHFETHFDMGKDNSEYYYFAAVDGNLDYYFIYGPSVKNVIKGYTEITGNMPLPQIWTLGYQQCRWSYDSEERLMEIASTLREKDIPCDTLYLDIDYMDGYRVFTWDNEKFQNPEAMIKKLNSMGFKVVTIIDPGVKVDKGYKIYDEGLRKGYFATDKSDITYVNEVWPGDAVYPDFLNSKVRDWWSGNQKIMIDSGVSGIWNDMNEPASFRGPLPDDVMFNNDGITVNHKEAHNVYGHMMAKATYDGVKKATGKRPFIVTRACYAGTQKYSTVWTGDNQSTWEHLRMSIPMLMNLGLSGMAFCGTDVGGFGYDCTGELLSRWVQVGAFTPLFRNHSSMGTRDQEPWAFDKDTEEVNKKYIKLRYKLIPYIYDMMWECSKSGAPLIRPLLFNYQSDKNTYEINDEFLCGDNILVAPVVEQGLKARSIYLPEGETWIDYWTKEEYKGGQYIIKKTPLDLCPIFIRGGTLITVGQVQNYIGEKQSNSLTIEVYLSNDNSDTEYNHYVDDGESFKYELGEFNNYRIKVVNKESVEIKIDLINYRYDDKYENIEFIVHNLNKKALVINGETVEVINGKAFIANPAR; this is encoded by the coding sequence ATGGGAAAATATCAGGAAGAAAAAATGAAATTTGGTAAAATGCTAAGCCATAAAATCGAAAATAACGTAATCAATATTAGATTCCAAGAGAAAGCTGTTTTTATAAAAGTATTGAATTCGTATATAATTAATTTCTTTGTGCCTTTACATAGGGAGGAAAGAAATTCTAAAGCAGTTGAAAATTTAAAAGATGATTATTATGATTTTCAGGTTGAAAATATAACAAATGGAATTCAGATAACCACAGAAAAATTAATTTGTAAGATATATGATGAATTTAAAGTAGATATTTATGATAAGAGAGGAACATTGCTGTGTGCAGATTATAGAGGTGAAAGTAAACCTTTTAAAAGAAGATATGGTGATTATATGCTTGCAGAATCAGAGGGGCATTCTCTTAGGGAAGAATCTGATTACAAGGTATATGTTTCGAAAAAAATGGAAGAAGAAATGTATTTCTATGGTTTCGGAGAGAAGACAGGGCATTTAAATAAGAAAGGATATCATTATGTAAATTGGAATACAGATAATCCAAAGCCCCATGGAGAAACATTTGATAGGCTTTATAAGTCAATTCCGTTTTTTATCGGATTGAGCAAAGATAATGCGTTTGGAATATTTTTTGACAACCATTTTGAGACTCATTTTGACATGGGAAAAGATAATTCTGAATATTATTATTTCGCTGCAGTTGATGGGAATTTAGATTATTATTTTATTTATGGTCCATCAGTTAAAAATGTTATTAAAGGATATACTGAAATTACTGGAAATATGCCTTTACCACAAATATGGACTCTTGGTTATCAACAATGCAGATGGTCTTATGACTCAGAAGAAAGACTCATGGAAATTGCAAGCACTCTTAGAGAAAAGGATATACCTTGCGATACATTATATTTAGATATAGATTATATGGATGGCTATAGGGTATTTACGTGGGATAATGAAAAATTTCAGAATCCAGAAGCAATGATTAAAAAATTAAATAGCATGGGATTTAAAGTGGTAACTATAATAGACCCAGGAGTTAAAGTTGATAAAGGATATAAGATCTATGACGAAGGGCTCAGAAAAGGGTATTTTGCAACTGACAAATCAGATATAACATATGTAAATGAAGTTTGGCCAGGAGATGCTGTTTATCCTGATTTTTTAAATTCAAAGGTTAGAGATTGGTGGTCAGGAAATCAAAAGATAATGATAGATTCAGGTGTGAGTGGAATCTGGAATGACATGAATGAACCTGCAAGCTTTAGAGGACCGTTACCAGATGATGTCATGTTTAATAATGATGGAATTACAGTTAATCATAAAGAAGCTCATAATGTATATGGCCATATGATGGCTAAAGCTACTTATGATGGAGTTAAAAAAGCAACTGGAAAGAGACCTTTTATAGTAACAAGAGCGTGTTATGCGGGAACTCAGAAATACTCAACTGTGTGGACAGGAGATAATCAAAGTACATGGGAGCATTTAAGAATGTCGATTCCAATGCTTATGAATCTAGGACTTAGCGGAATGGCTTTTTGTGGGACTGATGTAGGAGGCTTTGGATACGATTGTACTGGGGAATTATTAAGTCGATGGGTTCAAGTCGGAGCATTTACTCCACTTTTTAGAAATCATTCTTCTATGGGAACAAGAGATCAGGAACCTTGGGCATTTGATAAAGATACAGAGGAAGTTAATAAGAAGTATATAAAATTACGATATAAGCTAATTCCATATATATACGACATGATGTGGGAGTGTAGTAAGAGTGGAGCACCACTTATAAGGCCGCTTTTATTTAATTATCAGAGTGATAAAAATACTTATGAAATTAATGATGAGTTCCTTTGTGGAGATAATATTTTAGTTGCACCAGTTGTTGAACAAGGATTAAAAGCTAGAAGCATATATCTTCCAGAAGGGGAAACTTGGATAGATTATTGGACAAAAGAAGAATATAAAGGTGGACAATATATAATTAAAAAAACTCCGTTAGACCTATGTCCGATATTTATTAGAGGAGGAACATTGATTACAGTAGGGCAAGTACAAAATTATATTGGTGAAAAACAATCTAATTCATTAACTATAGAAGTTTATCTATCTAATGATAATTCTGATACTGAATATAATCACTATGTTGATGATGGAGAAAGCTTTAAATATGAATTAGGAGAATTTAATAATTATAGAATTAAAGTAGTTAATAAGGAGAGCGTTGAAATAAAAATTGACTTGATAAATTATAGATATGATGACAAATATGAAAATATAGAATTTATCGTTCACAATTTAAATAAGAAAGCTTTAGTCATAAATGGAGAAACAGTGGAAGTTATAAATGGCAAGGCGTTTATAGCTAATCCAGCAAGATAA
- a CDS encoding alpha-glucosidase, which yields MKKWWHDKVAYQIYPKSFCDSNGDGIGDLKGIISKLDYLKDLGVDIIWLSPIYCSPLVDQGYDISDYYNIDPRFGTMEDMDELLSQAKKRNMYILMDLVVNHCSDKHEWFKKALGDPEGEYADYFYIREGKGDNPPCNWRSYFGGSVWEKIPNTNKYYLHLFAKEQPDLNWENPKLKNEVFKMVNWWLEKGLAGFRIDAIINIKKDLRFQDFPADREDGLCSIDRMLEAAEGVGDMLNELKEKTFEKFDAFTVGEVFNRKEGELDKFIGEDGYFSSIFDFEMEVLGKSEFGWYDNKPFSINELRKAIFDSQLETSGIGFKANIIENHDEPRGVSRYIPEQDLNDRSKKMLGAISLMLRGIPFIYQGQEIGMTNNKFNSIKEFDDIATIDQYNVAIEKGYSNEEALKIINIFSRDNARTPFQWNGSENAGFTTGRPWLKVNENYKVINANSQIKDEESVFNFYKKLINLRKSEEFKDAIVYGEFVPTLEEYDNLFAFYRQGESKKLMILANYQKEEQIIELGKQYVKVLINNCEEIKKDKNKIILQGYQVVILEV from the coding sequence ATGAAGAAATGGTGGCACGACAAGGTAGCATATCAAATATATCCAAAAAGTTTTTGTGATTCAAATGGAGATGGAATAGGTGATTTAAAGGGGATTATTAGTAAGCTTGATTATTTAAAAGATCTGGGAGTGGATATAATTTGGTTATCACCAATTTATTGTTCTCCTTTAGTAGATCAAGGTTATGATATATCTGATTATTATAATATTGATCCAAGGTTTGGAACTATGGAGGATATGGATGAACTTCTAAGCCAAGCAAAAAAAAGAAATATGTATATATTAATGGATTTAGTAGTAAACCATTGTTCAGATAAGCATGAGTGGTTTAAGAAAGCATTGGGTGATCCAGAAGGTGAATATGCAGATTATTTTTATATTCGTGAAGGTAAAGGTGATAATCCTCCATGTAATTGGCGTTCTTACTTTGGTGGAAGCGTATGGGAAAAGATACCTAATACCAATAAATATTATCTGCACTTATTTGCAAAAGAGCAGCCTGACTTAAATTGGGAAAATCCGAAATTGAAAAATGAAGTATTTAAGATGGTAAATTGGTGGCTTGAAAAGGGATTAGCAGGTTTTAGGATTGATGCCATTATTAACATAAAAAAAGATTTGAGATTTCAAGACTTTCCAGCTGATAGAGAGGATGGACTTTGCAGCATAGATAGAATGCTAGAAGCAGCAGAAGGTGTAGGCGACATGTTAAATGAGTTAAAAGAGAAAACCTTCGAAAAGTTTGATGCATTTACAGTTGGAGAAGTTTTCAATAGAAAAGAAGGGGAACTTGATAAATTTATAGGTGAAGACGGATATTTCTCTTCTATCTTCGATTTTGAAATGGAGGTATTAGGAAAAAGTGAATTTGGTTGGTATGATAATAAACCTTTTTCAATTAACGAGTTAAGAAAAGCTATTTTTGACAGTCAATTAGAGACAAGTGGAATAGGCTTTAAGGCTAATATTATTGAAAATCATGATGAGCCTAGAGGCGTAAGTAGATATATTCCTGAACAAGACTTGAATGATAGAAGTAAGAAAATGCTTGGGGCAATATCACTTATGCTTAGAGGAATACCGTTTATTTATCAGGGACAAGAAATTGGAATGACAAATAATAAATTCAATTCGATAAAGGAGTTTGATGATATAGCAACAATAGATCAATATAATGTAGCTATTGAAAAAGGATATAGTAATGAAGAAGCACTAAAAATTATAAATATATTTAGCAGAGACAATGCGAGAACACCGTTCCAGTGGAATGGAAGTGAAAATGCAGGTTTTACAACTGGCAGGCCTTGGCTTAAAGTTAATGAAAATTATAAAGTGATTAATGCAAATTCACAAATTAAAGATGAGGAATCTGTATTTAATTTTTATAAGAAACTCATAAATTTAAGAAAATCAGAAGAATTTAAAGATGCCATAGTATATGGAGAATTCGTACCGACGTTAGAGGAATATGATAACTTATTTGCTTTTTATAGGCAAGGAGAATCTAAAAAATTAATGATACTTGCAAATTATCAAAAGGAAGAGCAGATTATTGAGTTAGGTAAACAATATGTTAAAGTGTTAATCAATAATTGTGAAGAAATAAAGAAAGATAAGAATAAAATCATATTGCAAGGATATCAAGTAGTTATTCTTGAAGTTTAG
- a CDS encoding DUF1002 domain-containing protein: protein MKFKSFISKAIISSLALSVFFTSVTGGQAFADSFKSVTLGADLSDAQKAEMLKYFEVTKSDANVLEVTSKEEHSYLGKVATEAQLGNKAISCSYVEPTEKGGINVTTNNLTWVNDGMIKNALITAGVENANVKASAPFKVSGTAALTGILKGFENSSTGKKIDENKKEAANEELVTTGDIAEKIGQNDASNLMNDIKKDVVKEKPKTDEELNKIVDKAVKDYKGNLSDDDIAKIKDVMSKINSLDLNYNNLKAQMDDVTNQLKDKLTSKEAQGFFDKLEKMFSDFLSSIKGAFSK, encoded by the coding sequence ATGAAATTCAAATCATTTATATCAAAAGCAATTATTTCATCTTTAGCTTTGAGTGTGTTTTTTACTTCAGTAACAGGAGGACAGGCGTTTGCAGATTCGTTTAAATCTGTTACGTTAGGAGCTGATTTAAGCGATGCTCAGAAGGCAGAAATGTTAAAATATTTTGAGGTAACAAAAAGTGATGCTAATGTATTAGAGGTAACATCAAAGGAAGAACATTCATATTTAGGTAAAGTTGCAACAGAAGCTCAACTTGGTAATAAAGCAATATCATGTTCTTACGTAGAACCGACAGAAAAAGGAGGAATAAATGTTACTACAAACAATCTTACTTGGGTTAATGACGGCATGATAAAAAATGCATTAATTACTGCAGGAGTAGAAAATGCCAATGTAAAAGCATCTGCACCATTTAAGGTATCAGGAACTGCTGCGCTTACAGGAATACTAAAAGGATTTGAAAACAGCAGCACAGGAAAAAAGATTGATGAAAATAAAAAAGAAGCAGCAAATGAAGAATTGGTTACTACAGGAGATATCGCAGAAAAGATAGGGCAAAATGATGCTAGTAATTTAATGAACGATATAAAAAAAGATGTAGTAAAGGAAAAACCGAAGACAGATGAAGAATTAAATAAGATAGTAGATAAGGCTGTTAAAGACTATAAAGGCAATTTATCAGATGATGATATAGCTAAAATTAAAGATGTAATGAGTAAAATAAATTCATTGGACCTTAACTATAATAATTTAAAAGCGCAGATGGACGATGTAACTAATCAATTAAAAGATAAGCTAACTAGCAAAGAAGCACAAGGTTTTTTTGATAAGTTAGAAAAAATGTTCTCTGATTTTTTAAGTTCAATTAAAGGTGCATTTTCTAAGTAA